In Segatella copri, the DNA window AGATGCTGTAGACGGCATCCATCACAACCATCTCGACATACTTTTTCTCGCCATCCACATGCAGCAGATCAGCGGTCTGGAATTTGCAAAGGTTGTACCCAAGAACGTGAAGATTGTCTTCACCACCGCATTCAAGGAGTATGCCATCGAAGCCTACAAAGTGAATGCATTCGACTATCTGCTCAAGCCCATCACCTACGATGACTTTATGGGATCATGCCAGAAAGTCTTCGAAAGCTACATGCAGGACGATAACTACAACCCTATCAAGCGCGACGGTTTTCTGGTGGTAAAACGAGATTACAAATGCGTAAGAATCCCGATAGATGATATTCTGTTTGTTGACTGCGACAAAGACTACATCCGGTTCCATCTTGAGGGCAGGCCTAACATCAGAACCCTGGGCAACCTCAAACAGTTGGAAGAAAGGCTGCCAAGAGAGAAATTCAAGCGTGTACACCGTTCGTTCCTTGCCAACATGACAAAGTTTGATACGGTAGACCAGCAGCACATTACCTATGGCGACCAGAGCATTCCGATATCAGAAACCTACTTTGAATTTATCAAGAACTATCTGGAAGACCATTCTCTATGATGGTCTTCCAAATCATTTTATCCTACCTTTCTTATAATATCTGCAAGGGTGATGATACCAGGATAGAAGCTCCATGTGCCAACAGGAAATCGTGATCTCTGAATCCCCAAAGAACAGAGATACAAGGCATTCCACTGTTCTTTGCCGTCATCACATCCACGTCGCTGTCGCCGATATATACCGCCCTTTCTCTATCCGCATGCAGCTGTCGCAAGGCTTCGTTTACGGTATCTGGAGCCGGTTTTTTCTTGATATTCTCCCGCTCTCCTATAGCTACATCTACCAGGTCGCCGAAGAAATGGCGGCAGATTTCCTGGGTAGCAGCATAAAACTTGTTGCTTACCACCGCAATGTTCTTTCCCCTATTCTTCAGTTCCTCCAGCATCTCCATCACGTCCGGATAAGGTTTCGTATTATCCATATTGTGCACCATATAATGCTGGCGGAAATCCTGCAGGGTTTTCTCAAACTTCTCATTCTCCAATCCTCCCGGCACGGCACGTTCCATCAGTTTCTTCACCCCGTTTCCTACAAACATGCGTACCTCCTCCAGCGTACGTTCAGGCATCCCGTTCAGCTTCAGCGCATAATTGCAGCTTGCAGCCAGGTCGTGGAGAGAAGAAATCAGGGTTCCGTCAAGATCGAAGATATAGGTATCGAAATTGAACTGGGCATGAACCGGCACCCTCTTGATGCGGAACTCACCGCCGTGTAGCACATAAACATCCTGATGGTATACACGGATTTCACCCTGAGGAGTTCCCTGTCCACCTGCCTGTTCATTACCCGAAATGCCAAAGATTCTGTTATCCCCAAATTCCCATCTCTTCAGTTTCTGGGTCTGTGCATCAATCACCACATATTTATATTCTATCGGCTCATCGATAGCCTGCACATTCACAGATATTTCCCAGTCCTTGCCATGATTGTTCTGCATCTTCAGGAAATGAGCCGGATTCCATTTGCCCAGCGTAGGATGATTTCCCAACAGAGCTACAGCCTCACCCTCATAGAGTTTCGGGGCATGAATCTTGAAGATGATAGTACGGTCGAAGAGAGGCAGACGCGCTGGCTTGACATCAGCAAACTTTACCTGCTGCAATACGAAGGCATTTTTTTCCACGTAAGGATTATCCTCCTCCAGCCAATAGTCCTGAAAATAGAAATTCTTACTCTCATCAAAAACATATTGGCGGGCAGAAGCGAGCGATTCCCTACGCAGCACCTTTCCCTCAGCATCTTTCACGCAGTAGCAGTAAGCCACAGCTACGAAAGGGTGATGGCGGTTCTGCCTTGACGCCATTTCCACCTCCCAGTGATACCCGTCCCGGGTGGTCATCGGCAAGTCCATCGTATCTTGATAGCCGTCAGCGGCGGCAAAAGTTAATTCTACATGCAGGGCATGACCCCACTTGGCAGCATACGCTATCGAAAACTTCATTTTCATAATCCTTTTATAATAATGTGCCCGAAAGCACCGATACACATGTTGATTCTCAATGTCAAGTGCAAAGGTAACAAAAAAGCAGACACAACGGATAAAGAAAGATGACAATTAACCTATTTTAAATTCCTATACTTTGCTATTTCCCATTTTTACTGTACTTTTGCACCCGAAAAATAACAAACAAGAAGAATATGAAAAAGAAAAAATCATTTTCTAAGCTCTATCTGTATGGTGCTATAGGCTGCATCGCAGTCATCGCCATCGTGGGCTACATCTACTGTTTCTCTTCCTTCTCGAAGAGCAGCAACACCGAGTATGTTTACATCGACAGCGATGATAACATCGACTCTGTATACAACAAGCTCCGCCCATTTGCCAAGAGCATTCCGTTCCAGGCATTCAAGACCCTGACTCTCCATTCCGGCTATGCCGATCATATCCGCACCGGCAGATACGCCATTGCTCCGGGCGATGGTGCCCTCAAGACATGGCGCCACATGAAGAACGGTTTGCAGGAACCGGTTAGCCTTACCATCCCTTCGGTACGCACGCTCGACAAACTCTCTGATGAGATTGGCAAGAAGATGATGTTTGGCAGCAACGACCTCTACCATGCCCTGCGCGACGAGAGCGTCTGTCAGAAATATGGTTACGATACTGCCACCATCGCCTGCATGTTCGTACCTAACACCTACGATCTCTACTGGAACATCTCGGTAGATAAATTTCTGGAGCGCATGAAGAAAGAAAGCGACAAGTTCTGGAACTTTGAGCGCACCGAAAAGGCAAAGGCTATGAAGCTGACACCGGTTGAGATCATCACCCTTGCCAGCATCGTGGACGAAGAAACAGCCAACAACGGTGAGAAACCGATGATAGCCGGCATGTATTACAACCGTCTGATGCTTCGCAATGCCGAATATCCAGAGGGAATGCCATTGCAGGCCGATCCTACCATTAAATATGCCTGGCAGCGATTCGACCTCAAGCGCATCTACAACAACCTCCTGTCTATCAAGAGCCCGTATAATACCTACAAGAACCCAGGTTTGCCACCGGGGCCTATCCGTATTCCGAGCGTAGCAGGTATCGATGCCGTCCTCAACCATGTGCATCACGATTACCTCTACATGTGTGCCAAGGAGGATTTCAGCGGCACTCATAATTTTGCCCGCACTTACGATGAGCATCTGCAGAATGCAGCCAAATATTCTAAGGCACTCAACGAAAGAGGTATCAAGTAAGATAAGGAAACAAGAAAGGTAAAAATGAGTCAGAAAACTTGCAAAGCGTTAGTGATTTTACAAGTTTTCTGACTTTTTATTTGGTAGTCTAACAAAATAGTTGTAAATTTGCAGCCGAAAACTTACCAATTTAAAATAAGGAATAAATACATGAACAGAACGATTATTACAGTAGTGGGCAAGGATACCGTTGGTATCATCGCCAAGGTATGTACCTATTTGGCAGAGAACAGTATCAACATCTTGGATATCTCTCAAACCATCGTACAGGAGTATTTCAACATGATGATGATCGTAGACATGGGCAAGATGCAGAAAACTTTCGAGGAAGTAGCCGATGAACTCACCAATGTTGGTAAGGCTATGGGCGTGCAGATCAAATGCCAGCGCGAGGAAATTTTCAATATGATGCACAGAATTTAAAAAGCAAACAATATGATCAATATATCTGAGGTTATCGAAACCAATAAGATGATAGAGCAGGAGAATTTCGATGTGCGTACCATCACCATGGGTATCAACCTTTTGGATTGCGCATCTACCGATCTCGATGAGCTCTGTCAGAACATTCATAATAAGATTACACGTCTGGCAAAGAACCTGGTGAAGACCGGCGAAGAAATCTCCAAGGAGTTTGGTGTGCCTATCGTCAACAAGCGTATCTCCATCACTCCTATCTCGCTGGTAGGCGGTTCTGCCTGCAAGACTACCGACGATTACGTGAAGATTGCCAAGACCCTCGACCAGTGTGCCAAGGAACTCGGCATCAACTTCCTGGGCGGCTATTCTGCCATCGTAAGCAAGGGTATGAGCAAGAGCGATGAGCTCCTTATCCGTTCTATCCCTCAGGCGATGGCACAGACCGATTTTGTCTGCAGTTCTGTCAATGTGGGTTCTACCAAGACCGGTATCAACATGGATGCCGTTCGACTGATGGGCGAAATCGTAAAGGATACAGCCGAGGCAACCAAGGACAGAGGTTCTCTGGGTTGCGCCAAGCTCGTTGTTCTCTGCAATGCGCCAGACGACAATCCGTTCATGGCTGGTGCCTTCCATGGTGTTTCAGAGGCCGATGCGGTAGTGAGTGTCGGTGTCAGCGGTCCCGGCGTTGTAAAGTATGCATTGGAGAAGGTAAAGGGCGAAAGCTTCGAGGTTCTTTGCGAAACCATCAAGCGCACCGCCTTCAAGATTACCCGTGTAGGTCAGTTGGTAGCCAAGGAGGCTTCACGCCGTCTGAACGTACCTTTCGGCATCATCGACCTTTCATTGGCTCCTACCCCAGCTATCGGTGATAGTGTAGCCGATATTCTCGAGCTCATCGGTCTTGAGCATGCCGGTGCTCCTGGTACCACAGCAGCTCTTGCACTCCTGAACGACCAGGTTAAGAAGGGCGGTATCATGGCTTCTTCTTATGTAGGTGGTTTGAGCGGTGCCTTCATCCCTGTCAGCGAAGACCAGGGCATGATCAACGCTGTAGAGGCTGGTGCGCTGACCATCGAGAAGCTTGAGGCGATGACTTGTGTCTGCTCAGTAGGTTTGGATATGATTGCCATCCCTGGCGATACTCCAGCCACCACCATTTCCGGTGTCATTGCCGACGAGGCTGCCATCGGTATGGTTAACCAAAAGACTACTGCCGTACGTATCATCCCAGTTGTGGGCATGAAGGTAGGCGACAATGTAGATTTTGGCGGTTTGCTCGGTCATGCTCCAATCATGCCTGTAAACCCATTCAGTTGCGAGGCATTCGTAAACCGTGCCGGTCGTATTCCGGCTCCAATCCACAGTTTCAAGAATTAAACTTTTTTGATTCAAAATACAAATTCCCCATTCTGCTTTCTCAAGCGGGCTGGGGGATTTTTTCATTGTATAATCACTTATCTATCTTCTAAAGCGGTTCATCATGGCAAAACATAGGTGGATAGATACTAAGAAAAATCAACTACAGATATTTAAATCCAATCCTTAAATAAGACGGAAGCTCCCCCAAAAGTCAAAAGAATCGGGAAAAAGAAAAATAAAGGGTGAGACTTCTCCCACCCTTTATCTGATATTATAAAAAAAGTTTGTCTAAAGTAAATTACAAACGTTTAAAGTTTTTTCAGCTCTTCTTTCCATGCAGAATAAGCCTCGAGATAAGCAGAACGGTTAGCCTCATCAGGATCTATGACTGCAAGTTTCTTCAATGAAGCAAAAGCCTCATTATGATCCTTATAGATACCGGCGCCAATACCAGCACCCTTAGCAGCACCTGCACTACCATCTGTCTCATAAAGTTCGATAGTAGCACCACTCACACCCGCCAAGGTATCTCGGAACAACGGACTGAGGAACATATTAGCCTTACCTGCATGAATATTCTTTATATCCATACCCATCTGCTGCATGATTTCCATTCCATAGCAGAAACTGAAGACGATACCCTCTTGTGCTGCACGAACAATATGAGCACGATTATGCTTATTAAAGCTGATGCCACGAATAGAACAACCAACTTCTTTATTCTCTAATACACGCTCAGCTCCATTACCAAATGGGATAATCTTAACACCATCACTACCTATTGGCACAGAAGCTGCAAGATCATTCATATCCGCATAGCTTACATCTGGAGTGATATTTCGATGAACCCACGCATTCAAGATACCAGTTCCATTGATACACAACAATACACCAAGACGGTCAAGGTCTGTAGTATAATTAGCATGAGCAAAAGTATTGACACGGCTCTTTGGATCATAGTTAACATCACCCAATACACCATATACAACTCCTGATGTACCTGCAGTACTTGCAATTTCACCCGGATTGAACACATTCAGACTCACAGCATTATTTGGCTGGTCACCCGCACGATAAGATATTGGTGTACCTTCTTTCAGGCCAAGTTCTTCAGCTGCCGCTTTACTTACTACACTCTGTACAGAGAATGTAGGAACAATATCAGCCAGAATGCTTTCATCGAAGCCAAAGTAATCAAGCAGGAATTTAGCAGGCTTTTTCTGGTTGAAGTCCCACATCATACCTTCAGAAAGACCACTGATAGTAGTCTTAACTTCACCTGAAAGTTTCATTGCCAGATAATCACCAGGAAGCATAATCTTATCAATCTTATCAAACAGTTCCGGTTCATTATCCTTTACCCAAGCAAGTTTAGAAGCAGTAAAGTTTCCAGGAGAATTGAGCAGATTACGCAAGCAGAAGTCCTCACCTAAATCATGAAAAGCCTTCTCGCCATAAGGTACGGCACGAGAGTCGCACCAGATGATACTAGGACGCAAAACTTGCTGATTCTTATCAACACAAACCAAGCCATGCATCTGGTACGAGATACCAATAGCAAGGATATCTTCACCCTTGGCACCAGATTCTGCCATGATTTTCCTGAGCGACAGCTTAGCATTATCCCACCACATCTGAGGATCCTGCTCTGCCCAACCGGTCTTTACAGCCATAATGGGTGCTTCATGATCCGGATAGAATGCAGAAGCTACGATTTCTCCATTGTCAACATCAGTAAGCGAAGCCTTTACAGAACTTGAGCCTACGTCAAAACCTAATAAATATCTACTAGCCATAGTTTATTCGTTTATATGTTTATTGTTTAACTTTTATCAGTTTTTATAAAGTCTACATATATTATACGAACATACTACAACATTCCCCTCATAAAAAAAATAATTTAGAACATATTCTCATCAAAAAGACTTTGAGGAGCACTATCGTCAGCCTTACTCTCCTCTTCATTACTATTTTCTAATACAGAAGAAGAAAAATTAAGCATCAGTTGCTGTACGGCCTTTGAATCAAAATTAACATGATATACACCATACCCCTTACCTTTTTCTATAAGCGATTGTGGGTCTTTAGCGCATCTGGTGAGATATTGTGTAACATAGCTATGAACATCCTTGTAATTCAGAGGTGTAAAAATCGAATTACAGGAATTATATACATGACGAGCTATTTTTTCTACTTTCAACCCTTTTGCACCCGCAGCCAAAAGAACATTGAATATCTCCTGATCAAGTTTCATATAATAATCATAACATTCGTCCTCTTTCAAGAGAGAAGACACAAAAAGAAAAAACCGCGGTTACTCACTTACAAGCAACCGCGGCTCTTTGAAAAATAAACCTTATTTAAGCGAGAGCAACCTTGTTGTCCTCATCCTTAATCTTACCCTCTTTGAAGAGCCAACCGATACCAAGGATTACATCCTCTGTACTGATCTTAGCAGCCTTAGCAATTTCTGCTACTGTGAGAGCCTTTTCTGAAGCTGCCAATGCCTGATATACATCACCAGCTCTAAAACCTGCGTTCTCTGCGTTCAAGTAAAGAACGTCCTTCTTTGCTGCAGGAGCCTTCTTTGCTACTGGAGCCTTCTTTGCTGCTGGCTTCTTTGCAGCAGTCTTAGTTGTCGCTTTCTTTTCTACCATGTTTTAAGAATTTTATGATTCTATTGAGCCTCATTTCGTCAGCTCAACCTTAATATCTGCTGCAAATTTATAACTTTTATTTCGAAATAGTGTTAGAAAAACAGAAAAAACTACTACTTATAAACAAAAGTGCTGCATTTCTTGATTTACGTCAAGAAGCGCAGCACTTTATTTACTAAAAATCAATTACTTATTATAAATCATTGAATTTTTCTCAAGGCATTTTACGCATACTCTTTTATGGAGTGAATACCTTCGTTTCTCTATTTTTATTCAGCCTTCAAATCAAGTTTGATTTCCAATTCATCCAACTGCTTAGGGTCAAGTTCAGAAGGAGCATCGAGCATAACATCTCGACCTGAGTTGTTCTTTGGGAAGGCAATACAATCGCGAATACTGTCGAGACCAGCCATAATGCTGACGAAACGGTCCAAACCGAAAGCAAGACCTGCGTGAGGTGGTGCACCATACTTGAAAGCATTCATCAAGAAACCGAACTGGGCCTCAGCACGTTCTGGAGTAAAGCCGAGAACCTCGAACATCTTCTCCTGCAACTGAGTATCATGGATACGGAGAGAACCTCCACCTACTTCGATACCATTGCAAACAAAGTCGTATGCCTTGGCACGAAC includes these proteins:
- a CDS encoding ACT domain-containing protein, producing MNRTIITVVGKDTVGIIAKVCTYLAENSINILDISQTIVQEYFNMMMIVDMGKMQKTFEEVADELTNVGKAMGVQIKCQREEIFNMMHRI
- the mltG gene encoding endolytic transglycosylase MltG, which codes for MKKKKSFSKLYLYGAIGCIAVIAIVGYIYCFSSFSKSSNTEYVYIDSDDNIDSVYNKLRPFAKSIPFQAFKTLTLHSGYADHIRTGRYAIAPGDGALKTWRHMKNGLQEPVSLTIPSVRTLDKLSDEIGKKMMFGSNDLYHALRDESVCQKYGYDTATIACMFVPNTYDLYWNISVDKFLERMKKESDKFWNFERTEKAKAMKLTPVEIITLASIVDEETANNGEKPMIAGMYYNRLMLRNAEYPEGMPLQADPTIKYAWQRFDLKRIYNNLLSIKSPYNTYKNPGLPPGPIRIPSVAGIDAVLNHVHHDYLYMCAKEDFSGTHNFARTYDEHLQNAAKYSKALNERGIK
- a CDS encoding HAD family hydrolase, producing the protein MPVHAQFNFDTYIFDLDGTLISSLHDLAASCNYALKLNGMPERTLEEVRMFVGNGVKKLMERAVPGGLENEKFEKTLQDFRQHYMVHNMDNTKPYPDVMEMLEELKNRGKNIAVVSNKFYAATQEICRHFFGDLVDVAIGERENIKKKPAPDTVNEALRQLHADRERAVYIGDSDVDVMTAKNSGMPCISVLWGFRDHDFLLAHGASILVSSPLQIL
- a CDS encoding xylulokinase, which gives rise to MASRYLLGFDVGSSSVKASLTDVDNGEIVASAFYPDHEAPIMAVKTGWAEQDPQMWWDNAKLSLRKIMAESGAKGEDILAIGISYQMHGLVCVDKNQQVLRPSIIWCDSRAVPYGEKAFHDLGEDFCLRNLLNSPGNFTASKLAWVKDNEPELFDKIDKIMLPGDYLAMKLSGEVKTTISGLSEGMMWDFNQKKPAKFLLDYFGFDESILADIVPTFSVQSVVSKAAAEELGLKEGTPISYRAGDQPNNAVSLNVFNPGEIASTAGTSGVVYGVLGDVNYDPKSRVNTFAHANYTTDLDRLGVLLCINGTGILNAWVHRNITPDVSYADMNDLAASVPIGSDGVKIIPFGNGAERVLENKEVGCSIRGISFNKHNRAHIVRAAQEGIVFSFCYGMEIMQQMGMDIKNIHAGKANMFLSPLFRDTLAGVSGATIELYETDGSAGAAKGAGIGAGIYKDHNEAFASLKKLAVIDPDEANRSAYLEAYSAWKEELKKL
- a CDS encoding PFL family protein is translated as MINISEVIETNKMIEQENFDVRTITMGINLLDCASTDLDELCQNIHNKITRLAKNLVKTGEEISKEFGVPIVNKRISITPISLVGGSACKTTDDYVKIAKTLDQCAKELGINFLGGYSAIVSKGMSKSDELLIRSIPQAMAQTDFVCSSVNVGSTKTGINMDAVRLMGEIVKDTAEATKDRGSLGCAKLVVLCNAPDDNPFMAGAFHGVSEADAVVSVGVSGPGVVKYALEKVKGESFEVLCETIKRTAFKITRVGQLVAKEASRRLNVPFGIIDLSLAPTPAIGDSVADILELIGLEHAGAPGTTAALALLNDQVKKGGIMASSYVGGLSGAFIPVSEDQGMINAVEAGALTIEKLEAMTCVCSVGLDMIAIPGDTPATTISGVIADEAAIGMVNQKTTAVRIIPVVGMKVGDNVDFGGLLGHAPIMPVNPFSCEAFVNRAGRIPAPIHSFKN
- a CDS encoding LytR/AlgR family response regulator transcription factor; its protein translation is MILNCAIIDEDPEALQLLEQYIEKTPTLHLIGAYKSAIDAVDGIHHNHLDILFLAIHMQQISGLEFAKVVPKNVKIVFTTAFKEYAIEAYKVNAFDYLLKPITYDDFMGSCQKVFESYMQDDNYNPIKRDGFLVVKRDYKCVRIPIDDILFVDCDKDYIRFHLEGRPNIRTLGNLKQLEERLPREKFKRVHRSFLANMTKFDTVDQQHITYGDQSIPISETYFEFIKNYLEDHSL
- a CDS encoding winged helix-turn-helix domain-containing protein, giving the protein MVEKKATTKTAAKKPAAKKAPVAKKAPAAKKDVLYLNAENAGFRAGDVYQALAASEKALTVAEIAKAAKISTEDVILGIGWLFKEGKIKDEDNKVALA